The proteins below are encoded in one region of Gaiella occulta:
- a CDS encoding EamA family transporter — protein sequence MARGWRLWAALWIVYLVWGSTYLAIKVSVRTLPPLLSAGLRFLLAALILAGILVAVGASLRVPVRQALAAGGLGIALLTLGVGVVTLAETRIDSSVAAMIAGSVPLQVIAMRTASRERVASATRISAAVGISGLALIVVPEGVTGGSTAIGLTLMLAATVSWSTGSFVSRRLSLPADAFVTTFYEMLVGGAMLCVLALAVGEGRDVRVDAISAQSIAAWSYLVVFGSLVGFSAYAWLLRNAPISQVVTHQYVNPLVAIALGALLLGEKLTVTTALGALIVLAAVFATVRRESRS from the coding sequence ATGGCACGCGGATGGAGACTGTGGGCGGCCCTGTGGATCGTCTACCTCGTCTGGGGGTCGACCTACCTCGCGATCAAGGTCTCGGTGCGGACACTGCCGCCTCTGCTCTCGGCCGGCCTCCGCTTCCTGCTCGCCGCGCTGATCCTCGCCGGGATCCTCGTCGCCGTGGGCGCGTCGCTGCGTGTCCCGGTGCGGCAGGCGCTCGCGGCAGGCGGCCTCGGGATCGCGCTGCTGACGCTCGGGGTGGGCGTCGTGACGCTGGCCGAGACGCGCATCGACTCGAGCGTGGCCGCGATGATCGCCGGGTCGGTACCGCTGCAGGTGATCGCGATGCGTACGGCGAGCCGTGAGCGCGTCGCGTCTGCGACCCGGATCAGCGCCGCCGTGGGGATCTCCGGGCTTGCCCTGATCGTGGTGCCGGAGGGCGTCACGGGCGGGTCGACGGCGATCGGGCTCACGCTGATGCTCGCCGCGACGGTGTCCTGGTCGACCGGCTCGTTCGTCTCGCGCCGGCTCTCCCTGCCGGCGGACGCGTTCGTGACGACCTTCTACGAGATGCTGGTCGGCGGCGCCATGCTGTGCGTTCTCGCGCTCGCCGTCGGCGAGGGCCGCGACGTCCGCGTCGACGCGATCTCCGCACAGTCGATCGCCGCATGGAGCTATCTCGTCGTGTTCGGCTCGCTCGTCGGCTTCAGCGCCTACGCCTGGCTGTTGCGCAACGCGCCCATCTCCCAGGTCGTCACGCACCAGTACGTGAATCCGCTGGTGGCGATCGCGCTCGGTGCCCTGCTGCTGGGAGAGAAGCTGACCGTCACGACGGCGCTCGGGGCGCTGATCGTGCTCGCCGCCGTGTTCGCGACCGTGAGACGCGAGAGCCGCTCCTAG
- a CDS encoding adenosine deaminase family protein, with protein sequence MIAADEGLAELHTHLGGSVASDILWSLAHEQGIALPVKDFWEFDRLVTVSDPRGVENLDALDAVYHWTELIQSSPLAVERSVHAAIGGAYRSQRITTLELRFNPMKRNRGGERDLDHIILAAIRGLDLASLEYPQVRAGLILMMDRTFDARQNEIIVEKAIRWAPRGIVGVDLAGPRPGGRRYDYAQAAPMVEAARAAGLGVTIHVGEEGGDMGREELGEVVERLRPDRIGHGILAAADPRLMALLRDAGVVLEICPTSNLLTKALPDEEALRDTLRTFARHDVPFTIATDGPEMMRTHLRDELELLERIGALSAEELARANARGHAASFIGRT encoded by the coding sequence ATGATCGCCGCCGACGAGGGCCTCGCCGAGCTTCACACCCATCTCGGCGGCTCCGTCGCTTCCGACATCCTCTGGAGCCTCGCGCACGAGCAGGGGATCGCCCTGCCGGTGAAGGACTTCTGGGAGTTCGACCGGCTCGTCACCGTCTCCGACCCGCGCGGGGTCGAGAACCTCGACGCGCTCGACGCCGTCTACCACTGGACGGAGCTGATCCAGTCCTCGCCGCTCGCGGTCGAGCGTTCGGTGCACGCGGCGATCGGCGGCGCCTACCGCTCGCAGAGGATCACGACGCTCGAGCTGCGCTTCAACCCGATGAAGCGCAACCGCGGCGGCGAGCGCGACCTCGACCACATCATCCTCGCCGCGATCCGCGGGCTCGACCTGGCGAGCCTCGAGTACCCGCAGGTGCGGGCCGGGCTGATCCTGATGATGGACCGCACCTTCGACGCGCGCCAGAACGAGATCATCGTCGAGAAGGCGATCAGATGGGCGCCGCGCGGCATCGTCGGCGTCGACCTCGCCGGCCCGCGTCCGGGCGGGCGCCGCTACGACTACGCGCAGGCCGCGCCGATGGTCGAGGCGGCCCGCGCGGCCGGTCTCGGGGTGACGATCCACGTCGGCGAGGAAGGCGGCGACATGGGCCGCGAGGAGCTCGGCGAGGTCGTCGAGCGCCTGCGGCCCGATCGCATCGGCCACGGCATCCTCGCCGCGGCCGACCCGCGGCTGATGGCGCTGCTCCGCGACGCCGGCGTCGTGCTGGAGATCTGCCCCACCTCGAACCTCCTCACGAAGGCGCTGCCCGACGAAGAGGCGCTCCGCGACACGCTGCGGACGTTCGCGCGGCACGATGTCCCGTTCACGATCGCCACCGACGGCCCCGAGATGATGCGGACGCACCTGCGCGACGAGCTGGAGCTGCTCGAGCGCATCGGCGCGCTCTCGGCCGAGGAGCTTGCACGGGCGAACGCGCGCGGACACGCCGCGAGCTTCATCGGCCGGACGTGA
- the gmd gene encoding GDP-mannose 4,6-dehydratase codes for MTRALITGITGQDGAYLSRYLLGKGYDVVGLVRRNSTPNLDRLEQLGIVHDVKLVEGDLGDQLSIINAVNDAAPAEFYNLAAQSFVPESWKTPAQTGECTGLGVTRCLEAVKVVDPTIRFYQASSSEMYGKVAEVPQRETTPFYPRSPYGVAKVYGYWITVNYRESYGIYACNGILFNHESPLRGPEFLPRKVTSAVARIALGLQHELRLGNLEARRDWGFAGDYVEAMWLMLQQDKPDDYVVSTNETHTVGELVDIAFRRAGIGDWEKHVVIDPALYRPAEVDLLKGDATKARTNLGWRPRVAFEELISMMVDADLDRELRKLPASLTAIAAAA; via the coding sequence ATGACAAGGGCATTGATCACCGGGATAACGGGACAGGATGGCGCCTACCTCAGCCGATATCTGCTCGGAAAAGGCTACGACGTCGTTGGCCTCGTTCGACGGAACTCGACGCCGAATCTCGACCGCCTCGAGCAGCTTGGGATCGTGCACGACGTGAAGCTCGTCGAGGGCGATCTCGGCGACCAGCTTTCGATCATCAACGCTGTCAACGACGCGGCGCCTGCGGAATTCTACAACCTCGCCGCCCAGAGCTTCGTGCCGGAGTCGTGGAAGACCCCGGCGCAGACGGGCGAGTGTACCGGCCTCGGCGTCACGCGCTGCCTGGAGGCGGTCAAGGTGGTCGATCCGACGATCCGCTTCTACCAGGCCTCCTCGAGCGAGATGTACGGCAAGGTCGCCGAGGTCCCACAGCGGGAGACGACGCCGTTCTACCCGCGCAGCCCCTACGGAGTGGCCAAGGTCTACGGCTACTGGATCACGGTCAACTACCGCGAGAGCTACGGCATCTACGCCTGCAACGGGATCCTGTTCAACCACGAGTCGCCGCTGCGGGGGCCCGAGTTCCTGCCCCGGAAGGTGACCTCCGCCGTGGCCCGGATCGCACTCGGGCTCCAGCACGAGCTTCGTCTCGGGAATCTCGAAGCGCGTCGTGACTGGGGCTTTGCCGGTGACTACGTCGAGGCGATGTGGCTGATGCTGCAGCAGGACAAGCCCGACGACTACGTCGTCTCGACCAACGAGACCCATACGGTGGGCGAGCTGGTCGACATCGCCTTCCGGCGCGCCGGCATCGGCGACTGGGAGAAGCATGTCGTGATCGATCCCGCGCTGTACCGGCCGGCCGAGGTCGATCTGCTCAAGGGAGACGCGACGAAGGCGCGGACGAATCTCGGCTGGAGGCCGCGGGTCGCATTCGAGGAGCTCATCTCGATGATGGTCGACGCGGATCTCGACCGCGAGCTGCGGAAGCTGCCGGCATCGCTGACCGCCATTGCCGCGGCCGCCTGA
- a CDS encoding GtrA family protein: protein MRTHAAQLAKFSLVGSSGYVINIAVYATLLQLAGMNRLPAASCSFLAAAASNYTWNRLWTFRARRGSVARQGLRFLAVSVAVGGAGLLMLTALTALGLRAVEAQALAVMIVMPLSFTANRAWSFRGRPRPLDD, encoded by the coding sequence ATGCGCACGCACGCGGCCCAGCTCGCGAAGTTCTCGCTCGTAGGCTCGAGCGGCTACGTGATCAACATCGCCGTCTACGCGACGCTCCTGCAGCTCGCCGGCATGAACAGGCTGCCGGCCGCAAGCTGCTCGTTCCTGGCCGCCGCCGCGAGCAACTACACGTGGAACCGCCTCTGGACGTTCCGAGCGAGGCGCGGCAGCGTGGCCCGGCAGGGACTTCGCTTCCTCGCCGTCTCCGTCGCCGTGGGCGGCGCCGGCCTGCTCATGCTGACCGCACTCACGGCCCTCGGGCTCAGGGCGGTCGAGGCACAAGCATTGGCGGTCATGATCGTCATGCCGCTGAGTTTCACCGCCAACAGAGCCTGGTCGTTCCGCGGCCGCCCGCGTCCTCTGGACGATTGA
- a CDS encoding ArnT family glycosyltransferase, which translates to MPPRPTGEVAQPREIPAARAARGELTGPAERSGWSLCALLVIFWGIRLWTGSVVVAWMNVAAVGLTLAGLIACWRVWAAPRGLRTWEQGALVTLLGAGVLLWGYLQIVLQPAYGTDSIAFGQYAAELVLQGRNPYLESMAPSLQHFLVPSIYHTYLLDGTPVDSVSYPALAFLLYIPSLLLGLHMQAAVLSNLVFWVGAFVLLWRLLPRGLGWTAGILMSFITYASFVVGGVTDAMFLPFVFVALWRWDRYGDPDERGLARWIGPVALGLAMAVKQSPWFLLPFLLVGVAHESRRRGGSWLWQPARYLTVAGAVFIATNGPYIAADPVAWVRAVTVPLVSPMVAGGQGLVNLALFEGLGGIMLYYKLAGATALIGALAAFALFYPSLKRAWVPLVALVFFWPARSFASYLVDMAPVALLAATTVRPAPARLPLPARRLRASILAGIGACFLGTVVLALSTAPPLKIAVLDAFSTGQQGSIDGIRVRVTNTSGRPLEPHFTVIKGGYLTTFWYEMPDPGRPRVIPAHQTRTLFLRAPNTDSMPALTGGFVLEAFTRRPDTVSASRLSPPSAEHLVLTPDAVDRPVPAGRRVAITVRLVGRLGNPLRRPGVPVALAQVVYGQHALIPGQASINGLPEGTSPVRELTDRDGAAHFVVRSVQPQRDPVFFQAWVAPRRDAPHGYSNLLSIQFVRGAGA; encoded by the coding sequence GTGCCACCTCGCCCGACGGGCGAGGTGGCACAGCCCCGGGAGATTCCGGCGGCCCGGGCCGCGCGCGGCGAGCTCACCGGCCCGGCGGAGCGGAGCGGCTGGTCGCTGTGCGCCTTGCTCGTCATCTTCTGGGGCATTCGCCTCTGGACCGGCTCGGTGGTCGTCGCCTGGATGAATGTCGCCGCGGTCGGCCTGACGCTGGCGGGCCTGATCGCCTGCTGGCGAGTCTGGGCTGCGCCGCGCGGCCTGCGAACCTGGGAGCAGGGTGCGTTGGTCACGCTCCTGGGCGCGGGGGTGTTGCTCTGGGGGTACCTGCAAATCGTGCTGCAGCCGGCCTACGGCACCGACTCGATCGCCTTCGGCCAGTACGCGGCCGAGCTCGTGCTGCAGGGGCGCAACCCCTACCTCGAGTCGATGGCGCCCTCGCTGCAGCATTTCCTCGTCCCGTCGATCTACCACACCTACCTGCTCGACGGAACGCCGGTCGACTCGGTCTCCTATCCGGCGCTCGCCTTCCTGCTCTACATCCCTTCACTGCTCCTTGGCCTGCACATGCAGGCGGCGGTGCTGAGCAACCTCGTCTTCTGGGTCGGAGCGTTCGTGCTGCTCTGGCGGCTCTTGCCCCGCGGGCTGGGCTGGACGGCGGGGATCCTGATGAGCTTCATCACCTACGCCTCCTTCGTCGTCGGCGGGGTCACCGACGCGATGTTCCTCCCGTTCGTATTCGTCGCCCTCTGGCGCTGGGATCGCTACGGCGACCCGGACGAGCGTGGCCTCGCGCGCTGGATCGGCCCCGTCGCGCTGGGGCTGGCGATGGCGGTCAAGCAGTCGCCCTGGTTCCTGCTCCCCTTCCTGCTGGTCGGCGTCGCTCACGAGTCGCGCCGCCGCGGTGGCAGCTGGCTCTGGCAGCCCGCCCGCTACCTCACGGTCGCCGGCGCCGTCTTCATCGCGACAAACGGCCCCTACATCGCGGCCGACCCGGTCGCCTGGGTGCGTGCCGTCACGGTCCCGTTGGTCAGCCCGATGGTCGCCGGCGGGCAGGGACTCGTCAACCTCGCCCTCTTCGAGGGTCTCGGCGGCATCATGCTCTATTACAAGCTTGCCGGCGCAACCGCCCTGATCGGCGCCCTGGCCGCGTTCGCGCTCTTCTACCCGAGCCTGAAGCGCGCCTGGGTGCCGCTCGTCGCGCTCGTCTTCTTCTGGCCCGCACGCTCGTTCGCCAGCTACCTCGTTGACATGGCCCCCGTCGCGCTCCTGGCGGCGACAACGGTCAGACCCGCGCCGGCTCGCCTCCCGCTCCCGGCCCGCCGCCTGCGCGCCTCGATCCTCGCCGGTATCGGCGCCTGTTTCCTCGGCACGGTCGTCCTCGCCCTCTCCACGGCCCCGCCCCTGAAGATCGCCGTCCTCGACGCATTCTCGACCGGCCAGCAGGGGTCGATCGACGGCATCCGCGTCCGGGTCACCAACACCTCCGGCAGGCCGCTCGAGCCGCACTTCACGGTGATCAAGGGCGGTTACCTGACCACCTTCTGGTACGAGATGCCCGACCCGGGGCGCCCGCGCGTGATCCCCGCCCATCAGACGCGGACGCTCTTCCTGCGGGCGCCCAACACCGACTCGATGCCCGCGCTGACGGGCGGATTCGTGCTCGAGGCGTTCACGCGCAGGCCGGACACCGTCAGCGCCAGCAGGCTCTCACCACCGTCCGCCGAGCACCTCGTGCTCACACCCGATGCCGTCGATCGCCCCGTCCCTGCCGGCAGGCGTGTGGCGATCACCGTCCGGCTCGTCGGCCGGCTCGGGAACCCACTCCGCAGACCCGGCGTGCCCGTTGCTCTCGCCCAGGTGGTCTACGGGCAGCACGCGCTGATCCCCGGACAGGCGTCGATCAACGGGCTCCCAGAGGGCACCAGCCCGGTGCGCGAGCTGACCGACCGCGACGGCGCCGCCCACTTCGTCGTGCGCTCCGTCCAACCCCAGCGCGACCCCGTTTTCTTCCAAGCCTGGGTCGCCCCGCGGCGTGATGCCCCACACGGCTACTCGAACCTCCTCTCGATCCAGTTCGTTCGTGGGGCCGGCGCGTGA
- the purH gene encoding bifunctional phosphoribosylaminoimidazolecarboxamide formyltransferase/IMP cyclohydrolase, whose translation MRRALLSVYDKTGVAAFAEELRRLDFELVASGGTATLLAGEGIPVTPVEELTGFAEMLGHRVVTLHPALHGAVLARRDLPEDMADLARHGIAPIDLVCVNLYPFERTVARLDVSWDEAIEQIDVGGPALLRAAAKNHAHVIPVCRRDDYEPVLAELRAGGDVAAGTRRRLAARAFAVTAAYDSAVTAWLAGDERFPETIVPAFDRALELAYGENPHQRAAYYAERGARTHLLARVEQAHGRPLSYNNLNDLSAARLLARELESPACVIVKHANPCGVGVAQTIEEAYEKALAADPVSAYGGVVVLTHPVSAALGERLAEQFVEVLFAPGYDAVAMEALVQKPATRILNDRERRGFDPTERDLKRVLGGLLVQDRDGEPDPLHEMEIAVGSVSPEQWDDLLFAWTVVRHVTSNAIVIARGGMTLGIGAGQMSRVDAVRIAVEKAREHGHDLTGAVLASDGFFPFADGPALALRAGVTAVIQPGGSRRDAEVEAAVEEAGAAMVLTGRRHFRH comes from the coding sequence ATGAGGCGCGCGCTGCTGTCGGTGTACGACAAGACCGGCGTCGCCGCGTTCGCCGAGGAGCTGCGACGCCTCGACTTCGAGCTCGTCGCGAGCGGCGGCACCGCGACGCTGCTCGCAGGCGAGGGGATCCCCGTCACGCCCGTGGAGGAGCTGACCGGCTTCGCGGAGATGCTCGGGCACCGGGTCGTCACGCTCCACCCGGCGCTCCACGGCGCCGTCCTCGCGCGCCGCGACCTCCCCGAGGACATGGCCGACCTCGCGCGGCACGGCATCGCTCCGATCGACCTCGTGTGCGTGAACCTGTACCCGTTCGAGCGGACGGTCGCCCGCCTCGACGTGAGCTGGGACGAGGCGATCGAGCAGATCGACGTGGGAGGGCCCGCGCTGCTGCGGGCCGCCGCGAAGAACCACGCGCACGTGATCCCCGTCTGCCGGCGCGACGACTACGAGCCCGTGCTCGCGGAGCTGCGCGCCGGCGGCGACGTCGCAGCCGGCACGCGGCGCCGGCTCGCGGCGCGGGCATTCGCCGTGACGGCCGCCTACGACAGCGCCGTCACCGCCTGGCTCGCCGGCGACGAGCGATTTCCCGAGACGATCGTGCCGGCCTTCGACCGCGCTCTCGAGCTCGCATACGGCGAGAACCCGCACCAGCGTGCCGCCTACTACGCCGAGCGCGGCGCGCGCACCCACCTGCTCGCGCGCGTCGAGCAGGCGCACGGCCGCCCCCTCTCGTACAACAACCTCAACGACCTCTCGGCCGCCCGGCTGCTCGCCCGCGAGCTCGAGAGCCCCGCCTGCGTGATCGTCAAGCACGCGAACCCGTGCGGCGTCGGCGTCGCGCAGACGATCGAGGAGGCGTACGAGAAGGCGCTCGCGGCCGACCCGGTCTCGGCCTACGGGGGCGTCGTCGTCCTCACGCATCCGGTCAGCGCCGCGCTCGGGGAGCGGCTCGCCGAGCAGTTCGTCGAGGTGCTGTTCGCGCCCGGCTACGACGCCGTGGCGATGGAGGCCCTCGTGCAGAAGCCGGCGACGCGGATCCTCAACGATCGCGAGCGTCGCGGCTTCGATCCGACGGAGCGCGACCTGAAGCGGGTGCTCGGCGGGCTGCTCGTGCAGGACCGTGACGGCGAGCCGGATCCGCTCCACGAGATGGAGATCGCTGTCGGCAGCGTCTCGCCCGAGCAGTGGGACGACCTGCTCTTCGCCTGGACGGTCGTCCGGCACGTGACCTCGAACGCGATCGTGATCGCGCGTGGCGGCATGACGCTCGGGATCGGTGCCGGCCAGATGAGCCGTGTCGACGCCGTCCGCATCGCCGTCGAGAAGGCACGCGAGCACGGCCACGACCTCACCGGCGCGGTGCTCGCATCGGACGGGTTCTTCCCCTTCGCCGACGGGCCGGCGCTGGCGCTGCGGGCGGGCGTGACGGCCGTGATCCAGCCGGGCGGCTCCAGGCGCGACGCCGAGGTCGAGGCCGCGGTGGAGGAGGCCGGCGCCGCGATGGTGCTCACGGGGCGCCGGCACTTCCGGCACTGA
- the purN gene encoding phosphoribosylglycinamide formyltransferase, whose product MERQVIGVLVSGSGSNLQALLDAGLPVSAVAANLEGVPALERAARAGVAHAAFPLDAHVDRAARDLAMADWLVAQGVTLVVCAGYMHLLTPAFLDRFPGRVVNVHPALLPSFPGAHAVADALAAGVAQTGATVHLVDAGVDTGPVIRQEPVPVLPGDTPETLHARIRAVEQRLLPQVVKELVGA is encoded by the coding sequence ATGGAGCGACAGGTGATCGGCGTTCTCGTCAGCGGCTCCGGCTCCAACCTGCAGGCCCTCCTCGACGCCGGCCTGCCCGTGAGCGCGGTCGCGGCGAACCTCGAGGGCGTGCCCGCGCTCGAGCGCGCGGCGCGGGCCGGCGTCGCGCACGCCGCCTTCCCGCTCGACGCGCACGTCGACCGGGCCGCACGGGACCTGGCGATGGCGGACTGGCTCGTCGCGCAGGGCGTCACGCTCGTCGTCTGCGCCGGCTACATGCACCTTCTCACGCCGGCGTTCCTCGACCGCTTCCCGGGGCGCGTCGTCAACGTCCACCCGGCGCTGCTGCCGTCGTTTCCGGGAGCGCACGCCGTCGCCGACGCGCTCGCCGCCGGTGTCGCGCAGACAGGGGCGACCGTTCACCTCGTCGACGCGGGCGTCGACACGGGCCCTGTGATCCGCCAGGAGCCGGTGCCGGTCCTGCCCGGCGACACGCCCGAGACGCTGCACGCGCGCATCCGCGCCGTCGAGCAGCGACTGCTGCCGCAGGTCGTGAAGGAGCTCGTCGGGGCATGA
- a CDS encoding polyprenol monophosphomannose synthase, with amino-acid sequence MSAEPRPGKRAVRALICLPTYNERENIEPMLRALGDALGRDDLVLVIDDNSPDGTGELAERLAASVGRVRVEVLHRRRKEGLGPAYLAGFRRALELGAELVLTMDCDFSHDPHDVPRLIAAAQEADVVLGSRSAAGGIDNRTLGRRLISSGGSLYARTILGLPVRDATAGFKCVRREVLERVALDAIHSKGYAFNIELTYRAHHAGFHVVEQPITFTDRAAGGSKMSWTILLEALRTVPSLRLAALAGRL; translated from the coding sequence ATGAGCGCCGAGCCCCGGCCCGGGAAACGTGCTGTGCGCGCGCTCATCTGCCTGCCGACCTACAACGAGCGCGAGAACATCGAGCCGATGCTGCGCGCGCTCGGCGACGCGCTCGGACGCGACGATCTCGTCCTCGTGATCGACGACAACTCACCGGACGGCACCGGCGAGCTGGCTGAGCGGCTGGCCGCGTCGGTCGGCCGCGTCCGGGTCGAGGTCCTGCACCGGCGCCGCAAGGAGGGGCTAGGCCCCGCCTACCTTGCCGGCTTCCGCCGCGCGCTCGAACTGGGCGCCGAGCTCGTCCTGACAATGGACTGCGACTTCTCGCACGACCCCCACGACGTTCCCCGCCTGATCGCGGCCGCCCAGGAAGCAGACGTGGTCCTCGGCTCGCGCTCAGCCGCCGGCGGCATCGACAACCGCACCCTCGGCCGGCGGCTGATCTCGAGCGGCGGCTCACTCTACGCACGGACGATCCTGGGCCTGCCGGTGCGCGACGCAACCGCCGGCTTCAAGTGCGTCCGGCGCGAAGTCCTCGAACGAGTCGCCCTCGACGCGATCCACTCGAAGGGCTACGCGTTCAACATCGAGCTCACCTACCGCGCACACCACGCCGGCTTCCACGTCGTCGAGCAGCCGATCACCTTCACCGACCGAGCCGCCGGCGGCTCCAAGATGAGCTGGACGATCCTGCTCGAGGCACTCCGCACGGTGCCCTCCCTGCGTCTGGCGGCACTCGCAGGGCGGCTCTGA
- a CDS encoding cystathionine beta-synthase, whose protein sequence is MGRTYPTLLDLVGGTPIVRLDRFGRDVPPQLLAKLELLNPGGSNKDRIGLAMIEAAEREGKLRPGGTIVEPTSGNTGVGLAIAAAQKGYRCIFVMPDKMSQEKISTLRAYGAEVVITPTAVDHDSPESYYSVSDRLAEEIPGGFKPDQYSNAANPEAHYRSTGPEIWEQTDGGEIDAIVISVGTGGTISGVGRYFKERKPEVLIVGADPEGSVYTEDAEHPTHPYLVEGIGKDTWPETMDAAVVDEWVRVSDRDSFLTARRLAREEGLLVGGSCGSTAWAALQVAGRMGPGARVLMLLPDGGRSYLSKFYDDNWMIQYGFMERSAPVPTVDEVLRFRRGEGSELPDLVTIESAKKVGAAIDLMQRYGISQLPVVRQEPAAALTDIVGSIQERSLLDRVFKNPDALNEDIAVAMQPPLAIVDARASLDEVFSALSGPAAAVVVAAGGVPAAILTRSDLLEFLAHQRMQVEG, encoded by the coding sequence ATGGGCCGCACCTACCCGACTCTGCTCGATCTCGTCGGCGGCACGCCGATCGTGCGCCTCGACCGCTTCGGCCGCGACGTGCCGCCGCAGCTCCTCGCCAAGCTCGAGCTCCTCAATCCCGGCGGCTCCAACAAGGACCGGATCGGGCTCGCGATGATCGAGGCGGCGGAGCGCGAGGGCAAGCTCCGACCCGGCGGCACCATCGTCGAGCCGACCTCCGGGAACACGGGCGTCGGCCTCGCCATCGCCGCGGCGCAGAAGGGCTACCGCTGCATCTTCGTGATGCCGGACAAGATGAGCCAGGAGAAGATCTCGACGCTGCGCGCCTACGGCGCCGAGGTGGTGATCACGCCGACGGCGGTCGACCACGACTCTCCCGAGTCGTACTACTCCGTCTCCGACCGGCTCGCAGAGGAGATCCCGGGTGGGTTCAAGCCCGACCAGTACTCGAACGCGGCGAACCCGGAGGCGCACTACCGCAGCACGGGCCCGGAGATCTGGGAGCAGACGGACGGCGGCGAGATCGACGCGATCGTCATCTCCGTCGGCACGGGCGGCACGATCTCCGGCGTCGGCCGCTACTTCAAGGAGCGCAAGCCCGAGGTGCTGATCGTCGGCGCCGACCCGGAGGGCTCGGTCTACACCGAGGACGCCGAGCATCCGACGCACCCGTACCTCGTGGAGGGGATCGGGAAGGACACGTGGCCCGAGACGATGGACGCGGCGGTCGTCGACGAGTGGGTGCGCGTGTCCGACCGCGACTCGTTCCTCACGGCGAGGCGGCTCGCCCGCGAGGAAGGGCTGCTCGTCGGCGGCTCGTGCGGCTCGACCGCGTGGGCCGCGCTCCAGGTCGCCGGCAGGATGGGACCAGGCGCCCGGGTGCTGATGCTGCTGCCCGACGGCGGCCGCTCCTACCTGTCGAAGTTCTACGACGACAACTGGATGATCCAGTACGGGTTCATGGAGCGCAGCGCCCCCGTCCCCACCGTCGACGAGGTGCTGCGCTTCAGGCGCGGCGAGGGGTCCGAGCTGCCGGACCTCGTCACGATCGAGTCGGCGAAGAAGGTCGGCGCCGCGATCGACCTCATGCAGCGCTACGGCATCTCGCAGCTCCCCGTCGTGCGGCAGGAGCCGGCGGCGGCCCTGACCGACATCGTCGGATCGATCCAGGAGCGCAGCCTGCTCGACCGCGTGTTCAAGAACCCCGACGCGCTGAACGAGGACATCGCGGTGGCGATGCAGCCGCCGCTCGCGATCGTCGACGCGCGCGCTTCGCTCGACGAGGTGTTCTCGGCCCTCTCGGGCCCCGCCGCCGCGGTCGTCGTCGCGGCCGGCGGCGTGCCCGCCGCGATCCTGACGCGCTCCGACCTGCTCGAGTTCCTCGCCCATCAGCGCATGCAGGTGGAGGGCTAG